The Deltaproteobacteria bacterium genome has a window encoding:
- the hemW gene encoding radical SAM family heme chaperone HemW has translation MAACKKSSPLPGLYIHVPFCVKKCPYCAFYSVTDLSLTGSYVDSLLKEMEFQAAGSGFSGFDTVYFGGGTPSLLTPSQIKAVLDRAAGLFSLAGDLSVTLEANPKTVSRKTLEGYRAAGVNRINFGVQSFNGENLKFLGRIHDSGDAKKALADARKAGFTDVGLDLIFGLPGHSPESWRADLAEALSFSPEHLSCYMLTIEKDSPFGAMREKGRAMSADDGLLADLFLLTHEVLTGAGYIHYEVSNYSKSHGFLSRHNVKYWNGAPYLGLGPSAHSFDGTSRRWNAGNLYDYLAMAGKGGSACEGREELSGRDRILETLFIGLRQAEGIDVGAFSGMAGLDFFEVFGGAFKRCENEGWLILSEGRVRPTPHGMLFSDGMARLFIESLEE, from the coding sequence ATGGCGGCCTGCAAAAAATCTTCGCCGCTGCCCGGCCTTTACATCCACGTGCCCTTCTGCGTGAAAAAATGCCCCTACTGCGCGTTTTATTCGGTTACGGACCTAAGCCTCACAGGCTCTTATGTGGACTCGCTTTTGAAGGAGATGGAGTTTCAGGCGGCAGGTTCGGGCTTTTCGGGTTTCGATACCGTCTATTTCGGCGGCGGCACCCCAAGCCTTCTGACTCCATCACAAATCAAGGCAGTTCTTGACCGCGCGGCGGGGCTTTTCTCCCTTGCGGGCGATCTTTCCGTCACCCTGGAGGCCAACCCGAAAACCGTGAGCCGGAAAACTCTTGAGGGCTACAGGGCGGCGGGGGTCAATCGAATCAATTTCGGGGTCCAGTCCTTCAACGGCGAAAACCTGAAATTCCTGGGCAGAATCCATGATTCGGGCGATGCGAAAAAGGCTCTTGCCGACGCCCGGAAAGCAGGATTTACCGACGTGGGCCTCGATCTCATTTTCGGCCTTCCCGGCCACTCCCCCGAATCCTGGCGCGCCGATCTTGCGGAAGCCCTGAGCTTTTCGCCGGAGCACCTTTCCTGCTACATGCTCACCATCGAAAAGGACAGCCCATTCGGAGCCATGAGGGAGAAGGGCAGGGCGATGTCCGCCGATGATGGCCTTCTGGCGGACCTTTTTTTGCTGACCCACGAGGTCCTGACGGGAGCGGGTTACATCCACTACGAGGTTTCCAACTACTCGAAAAGCCACGGTTTTCTGAGCCGTCACAACGTGAAGTACTGGAACGGCGCGCCCTACCTGGGGCTTGGTCCCTCGGCCCACAGTTTTGACGGCACCTCGCGCCGGTGGAACGCCGGAAATCTTTACGATTATCTTGCGATGGCGGGAAAGGGCGGGTCAGCCTGCGAGGGCAGGGAGGAGCTTTCAGGCCGGGATCGGATTCTTGAGACCCTTTTCATTGGCTTAAGGCAGGCGGAGGGGATCGATGTCGGGGCTTTTTCAGGCATGGCCGGGCTGGATTTCTTCGAGGTTTTCGGCGGGGCCTTCAAGAGGTGCGAAAACGAGGGCTGGCTCATTTTGTCGGAGGGCCGGGTAAGGCCCACTCCTCACGGGATGCTTTTCAGCGACGGCATGGCGCGACTTTTCATTGAAAGCCTTGAAGAATGA
- a CDS encoding radical SAM protein, producing MPKPEKDAPYTGFEQGPIRPPSEARSLLVRVTRNCPWNRCTFCPVYKGADFSLRPVGHVMADIDSVCGHLAEIFRLAQEPSGLTQDGVNGLMERLAPGERPAFAAAINWYTSGMESIFLQDANSLIIKPADLVAILRHLKERFPWVKRITSYARSHSVARISDEDLAAIGGAGLNRIHIGMESGSDAVLSKVKKGVTKAEQVKAGQKVKKAGIELSEYVMPGLGGREQSLENALETADALNLINPDFIRLRTLAVPSSTPLFAELSSGAFTQATEVEVAEEILLFLENLKVTGTVLASDHILNLFEDMEGVLPRDQPAMIATVRRFLALDPEIRTLYQVGRRIGVFRGLSDMKNPDAAARAKAMMERLSITPENVDETINRIMRSFV from the coding sequence ATGCCCAAGCCGGAAAAGGATGCGCCATACACGGGTTTCGAGCAGGGGCCCATAAGGCCACCAAGCGAGGCGAGAAGCCTTCTCGTGCGGGTGACGCGAAACTGCCCCTGGAATCGCTGCACATTCTGCCCGGTTTACAAGGGGGCGGATTTTTCGTTAAGGCCCGTAGGCCACGTTATGGCCGACATCGACTCCGTGTGCGGGCATCTTGCGGAGATTTTCAGGCTGGCCCAGGAGCCTTCGGGCCTGACTCAGGACGGCGTAAACGGCCTGATGGAAAGGCTCGCCCCAGGCGAGCGCCCGGCCTTCGCAGCCGCAATCAACTGGTACACATCAGGCATGGAATCCATTTTTCTGCAGGACGCCAACAGCCTGATAATAAAACCAGCCGACCTCGTCGCCATTCTAAGGCACCTTAAAGAGCGCTTCCCCTGGGTGAAAAGGATAACCTCCTACGCCCGCAGCCACAGCGTGGCGCGCATAAGCGATGAGGACCTCGCGGCAATTGGCGGGGCGGGCCTGAACCGCATACACATCGGCATGGAATCGGGCTCGGACGCGGTTTTATCCAAGGTTAAAAAGGGCGTCACCAAGGCGGAGCAAGTGAAGGCGGGGCAGAAGGTGAAAAAGGCCGGTATCGAGCTTTCCGAATACGTGATGCCGGGCCTTGGCGGGCGGGAGCAATCGCTGGAAAACGCCCTGGAGACGGCGGACGCCTTGAACCTCATCAACCCGGATTTCATCCGCCTGCGCACCCTTGCGGTGCCGTCATCCACGCCTCTTTTCGCCGAGCTTTCAAGCGGGGCATTCACTCAGGCCACCGAGGTTGAGGTTGCGGAGGAAATCCTCCTTTTCCTGGAAAACCTCAAGGTGACCGGCACCGTGCTTGCGTCCGATCATATTCTGAACCTTTTCGAGGACATGGAAGGCGTCCTGCCAAGGGATCAGCCCGCCATGATCGCCACGGTAAGGCGCTTTCTGGCTCTTGATCCCGAAATACGCACCCTTTACCAGGTGGGGCGGCGCATAGGGGTTTTCCGTGGGCTTTCGGACATGAAAAACCCGGACGCGGCGGCCCGCGCAAAAGCCATGATGGAGCGGCTTTCCATAACCCCGGAAAACGTGGATGAGACTATCAACCGCATAATGCGTTCCTTCGTGTAG